A section of the Kribbella sp. HUAS MG21 genome encodes:
- a CDS encoding response regulator transcription factor yields MTIRLLIADDQALVRGALAALLDLEPDLEVVAEVGRGDEVIDAARKSEPDVALLDVEMPGLDGIEAAAALRTAVPGVRVLMVTTFGRPGYLRRAMEAGAAGFVVKDTPATQLADAVRRVQQGLRVVDPSLAAETLVAGTSPLTGRESDVLRAAREGGTVADIAKELHLSEGTVRNHLSAAIGKTGARTRAEAARIALDNGWL; encoded by the coding sequence GTGACCATCCGACTGCTGATCGCCGACGACCAGGCGCTGGTCCGGGGCGCGCTGGCCGCCTTGCTCGACCTCGAGCCCGACCTGGAGGTGGTGGCCGAGGTCGGTCGCGGCGACGAGGTGATCGACGCCGCGCGGAAGTCCGAACCCGACGTCGCCCTGCTGGACGTGGAGATGCCGGGGCTGGACGGTATCGAGGCGGCGGCCGCGCTGCGGACCGCCGTGCCCGGGGTGCGGGTGCTGATGGTGACCACGTTCGGCCGGCCCGGGTACCTGCGCCGCGCGATGGAGGCGGGCGCGGCCGGGTTCGTCGTCAAGGACACGCCCGCGACGCAACTGGCGGACGCAGTACGGCGGGTTCAGCAAGGGCTGCGAGTGGTCGATCCGTCACTCGCCGCCGAGACCTTGGTGGCCGGTACCAGTCCGTTGACGGGCCGCGAGTCCGACGTACTGCGGGCCGCCCGGGAGGGTGGCACCGTCGCCGACATCGCCAAGGAATTGCACCTGTCCGAAGGCACCGTCCGCAACCATCTCTCTGCCGCGATCGGCAAGACCGGCGCCCGCACCCGCGCCGAGGCCGCCCGCATTGCCCTCGACAACGGCTGGTTGTAG
- a CDS encoding sulfite oxidase produces the protein MSIEQFSVRGRLADTGEGITADELQLAARNHGMPLEGLRYDVTPPGLHYVLVHYDIPATNAGDWRLELGGCVVEPLSFGLTELRAMGRRTIRVTLECAGNGRATLLPRPISQPWLTEAVGTAEWTGVLLADLLRLAGIREDAVDVVFTGADHGVERGVEQDYQRGLSVAEAIDSGAIVAWEMNGAPLPPQHGYPLRLVVPGWYGMASVKWLRSIELIDHAFEGFQNAVAYRLRTDADDPGRPVTRIEPRALLVPPGFPDFMSRHRFVAAGTVPLFGRAWSGWAPIERVEVSTDAGVNWHEATLDAPGNQDGPDELAWRGFAYDWEATPGEHVLTVRAYDAAGREQPIEAEWNRGGFANNTAQRITVLVT, from the coding sequence ATGTCGATCGAACAGTTCAGCGTCCGGGGACGACTGGCGGACACCGGTGAGGGGATCACGGCCGACGAGCTGCAGCTGGCCGCGCGCAACCACGGGATGCCGCTGGAGGGCCTACGGTACGACGTGACGCCGCCGGGGCTGCACTACGTCCTGGTGCACTACGACATCCCGGCAACGAATGCGGGTGACTGGCGGCTGGAGCTCGGCGGATGTGTCGTGGAGCCGTTGTCGTTCGGGCTGACCGAGTTGCGGGCGATGGGGCGGCGGACGATCCGGGTCACGTTGGAGTGCGCCGGGAACGGGCGCGCGACGCTGCTGCCGCGGCCGATCAGCCAGCCGTGGCTCACGGAGGCGGTCGGTACGGCGGAATGGACCGGCGTGCTGCTCGCGGACCTGCTGCGGCTGGCCGGGATCCGTGAGGACGCCGTGGATGTGGTGTTCACAGGTGCGGACCACGGCGTGGAGCGCGGCGTGGAGCAGGACTACCAGCGCGGCCTGTCGGTCGCGGAGGCGATCGACTCCGGCGCGATCGTCGCCTGGGAGATGAACGGTGCGCCGCTGCCGCCGCAGCACGGGTACCCGCTGCGGCTCGTCGTACCGGGGTGGTACGGGATGGCGAGCGTGAAGTGGCTGCGGTCGATCGAGCTGATCGACCATGCCTTCGAGGGGTTCCAGAACGCGGTCGCGTACCGGCTGCGCACCGACGCGGACGATCCGGGGCGGCCGGTGACGCGGATCGAGCCGCGGGCGCTGCTGGTCCCGCCGGGGTTCCCGGACTTCATGAGCCGGCACCGGTTCGTTGCCGCGGGCACCGTTCCGCTGTTCGGGCGGGCGTGGTCCGGGTGGGCGCCGATCGAACGCGTCGAGGTCAGCACCGACGCCGGCGTGAACTGGCACGAGGCGACGTTGGATGCCCCCGGCAACCAGGACGGCCCGGACGAGCTGGCGTGGCGCGGGTTCGCGTACGACTGGGAGGCGACACCCGGCGAGCATGTGCTGACCGTCCGTGCGTACGACGCCGCGGGCCGCGAACAGCCGATCGAGGCCGAGTGGAACCGCGGTGGTTTCGCCAACAACACGGCCCAGCGGATCACGGTGCTGGTGACCTGA
- a CDS encoding multicopper oxidase family protein, with protein sequence MSDHKKRRWGRLVALGITLAVLVPLGYLWATSLVPGEYDAAQMGYADYGGGPAGGHEHHGGTSVADLTGPKTGTPDVDVTLVARQQKFRLASGETVDGYTLNGTSPGPLIRARLGDLVQVTLVNESVKDGATLHWHGIDVPNAEDGVAGVTQDAVPVGGKHTYRFEAEQAGTYWYHSHQVSSDEVKGGLFGTIVIAPPTPGEVIAAIHTYDGKRTINGRTGTARVELPAGTTARVRVINTDNAILRVGLTGTPYKVVAVDGREVHGPTAVTAGYPLPAGGRVDLEAVVPPGGMRLVAGTPTLSLGIGPAEAAQQELPGENVDLLSYGTPAPVGFDAAKAVRTFEYRIGRRPGFLDGVPGLWWTINGHKFPDVPMFMVAEGDVVRMKISNTSGQAHPMHLHGHHAVVLSRNGVAATGSPWWTDTLEVGNDETYEIAFVADNPGLWMDHCHNLPHASEGLMTHLMYEGINTPYRVGGDKHNEPE encoded by the coding sequence GTGTCTGACCACAAGAAGCGCCGGTGGGGCCGACTGGTCGCCCTGGGGATCACCCTGGCGGTACTCGTACCGCTCGGGTACCTCTGGGCGACCAGCCTGGTCCCGGGGGAGTACGACGCGGCGCAGATGGGGTACGCCGACTACGGCGGCGGCCCGGCGGGCGGTCACGAGCACCACGGCGGCACGAGCGTCGCGGACCTGACAGGACCCAAGACCGGTACTCCGGACGTCGACGTCACGCTCGTCGCGCGGCAGCAGAAGTTCCGGCTCGCGTCCGGCGAGACCGTCGACGGCTACACCCTGAACGGCACGTCACCCGGCCCGCTGATCCGCGCGCGGCTGGGCGACCTCGTCCAGGTGACGCTGGTGAACGAGTCCGTGAAGGACGGCGCCACCCTGCACTGGCACGGGATCGACGTACCGAACGCCGAGGACGGGGTCGCGGGCGTCACGCAGGACGCCGTACCGGTGGGCGGGAAGCACACGTACCGGTTCGAGGCGGAGCAGGCAGGGACCTACTGGTACCACTCGCACCAGGTGTCGAGCGATGAGGTGAAGGGCGGGCTGTTCGGCACGATCGTGATCGCGCCGCCGACTCCCGGCGAGGTGATCGCCGCGATCCACACGTACGACGGGAAGCGGACGATCAACGGCCGCACCGGGACCGCGCGGGTGGAGCTGCCCGCGGGGACGACAGCCCGAGTGCGGGTGATCAACACCGACAACGCGATCCTGCGCGTCGGGCTGACCGGGACGCCGTACAAGGTGGTCGCGGTGGACGGCCGCGAGGTGCACGGGCCGACCGCGGTGACGGCGGGCTATCCGTTGCCTGCCGGTGGTCGAGTGGATCTGGAGGCGGTGGTGCCGCCCGGTGGGATGCGGCTGGTGGCCGGTACGCCGACGCTGTCGCTCGGGATCGGGCCGGCGGAGGCGGCGCAGCAGGAGCTGCCGGGGGAGAACGTCGACCTGTTGAGCTACGGGACGCCGGCGCCGGTCGGGTTCGACGCGGCGAAGGCGGTGCGGACCTTCGAGTACCGGATCGGGCGGCGGCCCGGGTTCCTGGACGGGGTGCCGGGGCTGTGGTGGACGATCAACGGGCACAAGTTCCCGGACGTGCCGATGTTCATGGTCGCCGAGGGGGACGTCGTGCGGATGAAGATCTCGAACACCAGCGGCCAGGCGCACCCGATGCACCTGCACGGGCACCATGCCGTGGTCCTGTCCCGGAACGGCGTCGCGGCGACCGGCTCGCCGTGGTGGACCGACACGCTGGAGGTCGGCAACGACGAGACCTACGAGATCGCCTTCGTCGCCGACAACCCGGGGCTGTGGATGGACCACTGCCACAACCTCCCGCACGCCTCCGAGGGGCTGATGACGCACCTGATGTACGAGGGCATCAATACGCCGTACCGCGTCGGCGGCGACAAGCACAACGAACCGGAGTAG
- a CDS encoding DUF1707 domain-containing protein: MNDERPGGSIRIGDSEREDAVRRLGEHYEAGRLSAEEHSERVDQALQAKTGADLDALFTDLPGPHQAPGGAAGAARAGAGGAGAAGGADGDGEGWAGPWGWRRPPWTAPDDATAAGGPGRTGRAGGNGGFGGPGGRPAWAARGFLGRIPFPLLIALGVFAVLASVGCVVGGGHPPILPLLLIGAAVLFVRKRRTERRA, from the coding sequence ATGAACGACGAGAGGCCGGGCGGATCGATCCGCATCGGCGACAGTGAGCGTGAGGACGCCGTCCGGCGTCTGGGCGAGCATTACGAAGCCGGCCGGCTGAGCGCGGAAGAACACTCCGAGCGCGTCGACCAGGCCCTACAGGCGAAGACCGGCGCCGACCTGGACGCTCTCTTCACAGACCTCCCGGGTCCGCACCAGGCGCCAGGAGGCGCGGCCGGAGCGGCCAGGGCTGGAGCGGGCGGTGCGGGGGCGGCGGGCGGTGCCGATGGTGACGGTGAGGGCTGGGCCGGGCCCTGGGGCTGGCGCAGACCACCATGGACCGCACCGGACGACGCCACTGCCGCCGGCGGTCCGGGGAGGACGGGGCGTGCGGGTGGAAACGGGGGATTCGGTGGGCCAGGTGGCCGGCCGGCGTGGGCTGCGCGGGGCTTTCTCGGGCGGATTCCTTTCCCGCTGCTGATCGCGCTCGGGGTGTTCGCCGTACTGGCGTCGGTCGGGTGTGTTGTGGGTGGTGGGCATCCGCCGATCCTGCCGTTGCTGCTGATCGGGGCGGCTGTGCTGTTCGTGCGGAAGCGGCGGACGGAGCGGCGCGCATGA